A region from the Lolium perenne isolate Kyuss_39 chromosome 4, Kyuss_2.0, whole genome shotgun sequence genome encodes:
- the LOC127296334 gene encoding purple acid phosphatase 17 produces MAGHAPIIGQGKTVTSRRIGIISLRLHGYLFSFLPAPLSCPPIHRLCFALQGIKVYTVYMVHSISSNPSWFASGNAFCTCALLPHYISASRVRHFPTFLLHHNPTAPVLSSGHPSMATRSRASMAAAFIALLAVAALRCAPAAAELERVEHPAKNDGSLSLLVIGDWGRKGTYNQSRVAEQMGKVGEKLDIDFVVSTGDNFYDNGLTGVNDQQFEESFTNIYTAESLKKPWYLVLGNHDYRGDAVAQLNPVFNKIDSRFICKRSFIVNAEIVDFFFIDTTPFQLKYWTHPKDDHYDWRGVAPRGKYIDNLLKDLDEAMKKSTAKWKIAIGHHTMRSVSDHGETKELLQLLLPVLKDNSIDFYINGHDHCLEHISSRDSPLQYFTSGGGSKAWRGVFQPTDDKLQFFYDGQGFMSLQLNQDQADFIFYDVFGNILYSWSSSKTNYLQPSIHVTEE; encoded by the exons ATGGCTGGCCACGCGCCCATAATAGGGCAAGGCAAGACAGTGACATCTCGTCGAATCGGCATCATCTCTTTGCGTCTCCACGGCTACCTTTTCTCTTTCTTACCGGCACCACTCTCCTGCCCACCGATCCATCGACTATGCTTCGCACTACAAGGCATCAAAGTATATACAGTATATATGGTACATAGTATAAGCAGTAACCCGTCCTGGTTTGCCTCTGGAAACGCCTTTTGTACGTGTGCTTTGTTGCCACATTATATATCTGCCAGTAGGGTCCGTCActttcccactttcctgctacacCATAACCCCACTGCTCCCGTCCTCTCCTCCGGCCATCCATCCATGGCGACGAGGAGCCGCGCTTCCATGGCCGCCGCGTTCATCGCGCTGCTCGCCGTGGCCGCGCTCCGGTGCGCGCCGGCGGCGGCCGAGCTGGAGCGGGTGGAGCACCCGGCCAAGAACGACGGGTCGCTGAGCCTGCTCGTCATCGGCGACTGGGGCCGGAAGGGCACCTACAACCAGTCCAGGGTCGCCGAGCAG ATGGGGAAGGTTGGCGAGAAGCTGGACATCGACTTCGTCGTCTCCACAGGAGACAACTTCTACGACAACGGGCTCACGGGCGTCAACGACCAGCAGTTCGAAGAATCCTTCACCAACATCTACACCGCCGAGAGCCTCAAGAAGCCGTGGTACCTCG TGCTAGGAAACCATGACTACCGGGGCGATGCTGTAGCACAGCTTAACCCGGTCTTCAACAAGATCGACAGCCGGTTTATTTGCAAGAGATCCTTCATCGTTAACGCAG AGATTGTGGatttcttcttcatcgacacaACTCCATTTCAACTCAAGTACTGGACTCACCCCAAAGACGACCACTATGACTGGAGAGGAGTGGCGCCGAGAGGAAAATACATAGATAATCTGCTCAAG GATTTGGACGAGGCAATGAAGAAATCAACTGCAAAGTGGAAGATTGCTATTGGGCACCATACCATGAGGAGTGTCAGTGACCATGGGGAGACCAAGGAGCTCCTACAATTACTTCTTCCGGTCCTTAAG GACAACAGCATCGACTTCTACATCAATGGGCACGATCATTGCCTGGAACACATTAGCAGTAGAGACAG CCCACTCCAGTACTTCACCAGTGGAGGCGGTTCGAAAGCATGGAGAGGAGTCTTTCAGCCAACTGATGATAAGCTCCAGTTCTTTTACGATGGGCAAGGGTTCATGTCCCTCCAGCTAAACCAGGACCAAGCTGATTTCATCTTTTATGATGTCTTTGGGAACATCTTGTATAGCTGGAGCTCAAGCAAAACAAACTACCTGCAGCCCTCCATCCATGTTACTGAAGAATGA
- the LOC127296335 gene encoding uncharacterized protein isoform X1, whose translation MTTTAVTSPPPTATEDPVRLLIPGFLSPETCKELEFVHRSCGTAGYRPSVVSTSLPHLAATGCGHLLLPFVPIRERLRDAVESFFSCHFDLFVEFTGLVSWCKGASIGWHSDDNKPYLRQRAFTAVCYLNSHGKDYKGGILQFQDGEPSSVVPVAGDVVIYTADNRNIHCVDEVTEGERLTLTLWFTRDSAYDEDPKLLKFLSQTSWSYKPADQNSYIPLPASDNMYWFSYDQSGFDIRCARVHILGFSFHASNDEKSNSASVAPTEDPIELLGKPLRLGRGIDVFGKIFANSLHALQVVQFYYWKAPELAERRKHTAVGSETVCYPIIQVQQSSGTELPLPCNHGLAQTIFGSYGNAEPELTLEWDDFILAAVMWENYSDELKRKLSTFLPYWMSSETIFVVDSSEITQ comes from the exons ATGACCACCACCGCCGTCACTTCGCCGCCGCCGACCGCCACCGAGGACCCCGTCCGCCTCCTCATCCCTGGATTTCTCTCTCCCGAGACCTGCAAG GAGCTGGAGTTCGTGCACCGGAGCTGCGGCACGGCGGGGTACCGCCCCTCGGTGGTGTCTACTTCGCTGCCCCACCTGGCTGCCACGGGCTGCGGCCACCTGCTGCTCCCCTTCGTGCCCATCCGCGAGCGGCTCCGCGACGCCGTCGAGTCCTTCTTCTCCTGCCACTTCGACCTCTTCGTCGAGTTCACTGGACTCGTCAG TTGGTGCAAGGGTGCTTCTATTGGATGGCACAGTGATGACAATAAACCTTATCTTAGGCAAAGAGCCTTCACG GCTGTGTGCTACTTGAACAGTCATGGAAAAGACTACAAGGGTGGAATTTTGCAGTTTCAGGATGGTGAACCCTCCTCTGTTGTTCCAGTTGCTGGT GATGTTGTCATCTACACTGCTGATAATCGTAACATCCATTGCGTAGATGAG GTAACTGAAGGTGAAAGGCTCACCCTTACTCTTTGGTTCACCAGAGATAGTGCTTATGATGAGGATCCAAAGCTCCTTAAGTTTCTCTCCCAGACATCATGGAGCTATAAGCCAGCTGACCAGAACTCGTACATTCCTTTGCCTGCCTCGGATAACATGTACTGGTTTTCCTATGACCAGTCTGGTTTTGACATACGATGTGCTAGAGTCCACATTCTTGGGTTTAGTTTCCATGCAAGCAATGACGAAAAGAGTAACAGTGCATCTGTTGCACCAACTGAAGACCCCATAGAGTTGCTTGGGAAGCCACTGCGACTTGGGAGGGGAATTGATGTCTTTGGAAAGATATTTGCCAATAGCTTGCATGCGCTTCAG GTGGTGCAGTTCTACTACTGGAAAGCACCTGAACTGGCAGAAAGGAGAAAACATACTGCTGTTGGTTCAGAAACAGTCTGTTATCCTATTATACAAGTACAACAATCAAGTGGAACGGAACTGCCATTGCCGTGCAACCATGGCCTTGCACAAACCATATTTGGATCATATGGCAATGCGGAACCGGAGTTGACTCTTGAATGGGATGATTTTATTTTAGCAGCTGTTATGTGGGAAAATTATTCAGACGAACTGAAGAGAAAGTTGTCGACATTTTTGCCATATTGGATGTCCAGTGAAACCATTTTTGTTGTTGATTCCTCTGAGATCACTCAG TAA
- the LOC127296335 gene encoding uncharacterized protein isoform X2, with protein MTTTAVTSPPPTATEDPVRLLIPGFLSPETCKELEFVHRSCGTAGYRPSVVSTSLPHLAATGCGHLLLPFVPIRERLRDAVESFFSCHFDLFVEFTGLVSWCKGASIGWHSDDNKPYLRQRAFTAVCYLNSHGKDYKGGILQFQDGEPSSVVPVAGDVVIYTADNRNIHCVDEVTEGERLTLTLWFTRDSAYDEDPKLLKFLSQTSWSYKPADQNSYIPLPASDNMYWFSYDQSGFDIRCARVHILGFSFHASNDEKSNSASVAPTEDPIELLGKPLRLGRGIDVFGKIFANSLHALQ; from the exons ATGACCACCACCGCCGTCACTTCGCCGCCGCCGACCGCCACCGAGGACCCCGTCCGCCTCCTCATCCCTGGATTTCTCTCTCCCGAGACCTGCAAG GAGCTGGAGTTCGTGCACCGGAGCTGCGGCACGGCGGGGTACCGCCCCTCGGTGGTGTCTACTTCGCTGCCCCACCTGGCTGCCACGGGCTGCGGCCACCTGCTGCTCCCCTTCGTGCCCATCCGCGAGCGGCTCCGCGACGCCGTCGAGTCCTTCTTCTCCTGCCACTTCGACCTCTTCGTCGAGTTCACTGGACTCGTCAG TTGGTGCAAGGGTGCTTCTATTGGATGGCACAGTGATGACAATAAACCTTATCTTAGGCAAAGAGCCTTCACG GCTGTGTGCTACTTGAACAGTCATGGAAAAGACTACAAGGGTGGAATTTTGCAGTTTCAGGATGGTGAACCCTCCTCTGTTGTTCCAGTTGCTGGT GATGTTGTCATCTACACTGCTGATAATCGTAACATCCATTGCGTAGATGAG GTAACTGAAGGTGAAAGGCTCACCCTTACTCTTTGGTTCACCAGAGATAGTGCTTATGATGAGGATCCAAAGCTCCTTAAGTTTCTCTCCCAGACATCATGGAGCTATAAGCCAGCTGACCAGAACTCGTACATTCCTTTGCCTGCCTCGGATAACATGTACTGGTTTTCCTATGACCAGTCTGGTTTTGACATACGATGTGCTAGAGTCCACATTCTTGGGTTTAGTTTCCATGCAAGCAATGACGAAAAGAGTAACAGTGCATCTGTTGCACCAACTGAAGACCCCATAGAGTTGCTTGGGAAGCCACTGCGACTTGGGAGGGGAATTGATGTCTTTGGAAAGATATTTGCCAATAGCTTGCATGCGCTTCAG TAA